The following proteins are co-located in the Trichormus variabilis 0441 genome:
- the hisD gene encoding histidinol dehydrogenase yields MLVLKTTDQEFSTRFQSLVSDRREATVDVSGTVRDILAHVKAHGDAAVQEYTSRFDHYSPHSHHLSAAFIAEQAAKCSAEVKAAIELAAERISSFHQKQLPQDIGYTDTVGVKLGLNWVALSQVGIYVPGGRASYPSSVLMNALPAKIAGVERIVMTVPMPHGEINPAVLAAAQVAGVTEIYSIGGAQAVGALAYGTETITPVDKIVGPGNAYVAEAKRQVFGTVGIDSIAGPSEILVVADRQNNPEWIAWDLLSQAEHDPSAQSILITDSESFAQQVIGAVEQILTTLPTTKVASSSWQNHGAVIIVRDLAESIPLLNQLAPEHVELCVDNPQLLASQIKCAGSLFLGRYTPEAIGDYLGGPNHVLPTSRSARFASGLSVYDFLKRITYLECNQAALQAIGQSAVTLAETEGLPAHAGSVAVRLQGLNDM; encoded by the coding sequence ATGCTAGTCTTGAAAACAACCGACCAAGAATTTTCTACCAGATTTCAAAGCTTGGTGAGCGATCGCCGAGAAGCAACGGTTGATGTTAGTGGTACAGTACGCGATATACTCGCTCATGTGAAAGCGCATGGTGATGCCGCAGTTCAGGAATATACCAGTCGTTTTGATCACTATAGTCCCCATTCTCATCATTTGAGTGCGGCTTTCATTGCCGAACAAGCAGCGAAATGTTCAGCTGAGGTGAAAGCAGCCATAGAACTAGCGGCTGAACGTATTAGTTCTTTTCATCAAAAACAATTACCCCAGGATATCGGTTACACCGACACCGTAGGCGTAAAACTAGGCTTAAATTGGGTAGCTTTATCGCAAGTAGGAATTTATGTCCCTGGAGGACGCGCCAGTTATCCCAGTTCGGTTTTGATGAATGCCCTGCCCGCCAAAATTGCAGGTGTAGAACGCATAGTTATGACTGTTCCTATGCCTCATGGGGAAATCAATCCCGCCGTCCTGGCTGCTGCCCAAGTTGCCGGCGTGACAGAAATATATAGTATAGGTGGGGCGCAAGCAGTCGGGGCGTTAGCCTACGGTACAGAAACTATCACCCCAGTGGATAAAATTGTGGGGCCTGGTAATGCCTACGTTGCTGAAGCCAAACGCCAAGTATTTGGGACTGTGGGGATTGACAGCATTGCCGGGCCTTCAGAAATTTTAGTTGTCGCCGATCGCCAAAACAATCCAGAATGGATCGCCTGGGATTTATTATCTCAAGCTGAACATGATCCCAGCGCTCAATCAATTTTAATTACTGACTCTGAATCCTTTGCCCAGCAAGTGATTGGGGCAGTTGAGCAAATTTTGACCACTTTACCCACCACCAAAGTAGCCAGTAGCAGTTGGCAAAATCACGGGGCAGTAATTATTGTTAGGGATTTAGCCGAAAGTATCCCTTTGCTCAATCAACTAGCTCCAGAACACGTAGAACTGTGTGTAGATAATCCCCAATTGCTAGCTAGTCAAATTAAGTGTGCTGGTAGTTTATTTTTAGGTCGTTATACCCCAGAGGCGATCGGCGATTATTTAGGTGGCCCCAATCACGTATTACCAACTTCCCGTTCTGCCCGCTTTGCTTCCGGCTTAAGTGTCTACGATTTCCTCAAGCGAATCACCTATTTAGAATGCAATCAAGCAGCATTGCAGGCAATAGGCCAGTCCGCCGTCACTCTTGCAGAAACCGAGGGTTTACCAGCCCACGCAGGTAGTGTGGCTGTGCGTTTGCAAGGGTTGAACGATATGTAG
- a CDS encoding glycosyltransferase family 4 protein, with product MKIAVIGAKGLPPKQGGIEHYCAEVYPRIVAQGHSVDLFARSSYTDTSWLGNYDFQGVRVISLPGIAARGADAFITSALGAIAATAERYDIVHFHALGPSLFTFLPRVANSAKIVVTCQGLDWQRAKWGSFSTRLIQSGEKAAVRFAHGMVVVSDALKTYFAETYGRDTVYIPNAPASYGESDPSFTYGKQLGLEPGRYMIFVGRIVPEKRPDLLIEAFSKLQAPGWKLVLAGGVSDTQSYTSQLLEKVANNPNIIFAGELRGSRLWEIVRGAGMFVLPSDLEGLPLAMLEAMQEGVPVVASDILPHQQLINGGMGTLFMAGNTDSLVSSLDWAIHHPQQIAAMAKNAQRNIQVNYSWEHITAENLKLYKTLLSSSQPVGIANSREVSLARVGSKE from the coding sequence ATGAAAATTGCTGTAATTGGTGCAAAAGGTCTTCCTCCTAAACAGGGTGGCATTGAGCATTACTGTGCAGAAGTATATCCTCGGATAGTTGCACAAGGTCATAGTGTGGATTTATTCGCCCGTTCTTCATATACAGACACTTCTTGGCTGGGAAATTATGATTTTCAAGGTGTGCGAGTCATTTCCTTACCTGGGATAGCTGCTAGAGGAGCAGACGCATTCATCACCTCTGCGTTAGGAGCGATCGCTGCAACCGCAGAGAGATATGATATTGTACATTTCCATGCTCTTGGCCCCTCTCTGTTCACTTTCCTACCCAGAGTTGCCAACTCAGCGAAAATTGTAGTTACTTGTCAAGGTTTAGATTGGCAACGCGCCAAATGGGGTAGTTTCTCGACTCGGCTAATTCAAAGTGGAGAAAAGGCAGCCGTCCGTTTTGCTCACGGCATGGTTGTTGTCTCTGATGCTCTCAAAACCTACTTTGCCGAAACCTATGGACGGGACACAGTTTATATCCCCAACGCTCCCGCCAGCTACGGTGAATCAGACCCCAGTTTTACCTATGGTAAACAACTGGGTCTAGAGCCTGGGCGTTACATGATATTTGTTGGCAGAATAGTTCCCGAAAAGCGTCCTGATTTGCTGATTGAAGCCTTCTCTAAATTACAAGCACCAGGATGGAAACTAGTATTAGCCGGAGGTGTTAGCGATACTCAATCTTATACCTCTCAATTATTAGAAAAGGTCGCTAATAATCCCAATATTATTTTTGCAGGTGAACTGCGCGGCTCTCGTTTATGGGAAATTGTTCGCGGTGCGGGAATGTTTGTTTTACCCTCTGATTTAGAGGGATTACCTTTAGCAATGCTGGAAGCTATGCAGGAAGGTGTTCCAGTAGTAGCCAGCGATATTCTGCCTCACCAACAATTGATTAATGGAGGCATGGGAACCCTATTTATGGCTGGTAATACAGACTCTTTAGTGAGTTCCTTGGATTGGGCAATTCATCATCCCCAACAAATAGCAGCAATGGCTAAAAATGCCCAAAGAAATATTCAAGTAAATTATAGTTGGGAGCATATAACTGCGGAAAATCTCAAACTATACAAAACGCTGTTAAGTTCATCTCAACCAGTCGGTATAGCGAATTCTAGAGAAGTTAGTCTAGCCAGAGTTGGCAGTAAAGAATAA
- a CDS encoding glycosyltransferase — MRKPVLTIFYQFNPWQTSIGGIQTLINTFIKYAPSDFEVRLVGTASDSSQPLGKWQDAEFAGREVSFLPILKLEDDNVRGLIPTTVRYTAALLGRSLSSDFMHFHRLEPSLAAMNWQGEKTIFIHNDIHTQMATVADRQAILWRRFPAAYFALESILIRQFSQILSCNTDAAQFYRQRYPQLQDRVAFVKNSFDNEVFYSGSQPQREANRRELALQMGLDPATRFILFAGRLHPQKDPVLLVRAFAALNQPHTHLLIAGDGELATPVRQEIEQLGLSSQVTMLGALKQKELARLHRLSSAFVLSSAYEGLPLVVLEALASGTPVVTTKCGETPKLLHCDSGIVCEQRTPDSIADGLRRILLKPQDYPIEACIRTAQPYAARTVVRDVYGDMLNRWELKEFSVIS; from the coding sequence ATGCGTAAACCAGTTCTAACCATCTTTTACCAGTTTAATCCCTGGCAAACTTCTATTGGAGGAATTCAGACATTAATCAACACGTTTATCAAGTATGCTCCTAGTGATTTTGAAGTGCGGCTAGTGGGAACAGCTAGCGATTCTAGTCAGCCCCTTGGTAAATGGCAAGATGCAGAATTTGCAGGTAGAGAAGTTAGCTTTTTACCGATTCTCAAGTTAGAAGACGATAACGTTAGAGGTTTAATTCCGACTACAGTCAGATATACGGCGGCATTATTAGGCCGTTCCCTGTCATCAGATTTTATGCACTTTCATCGGCTTGAGCCAAGCTTGGCAGCCATGAACTGGCAGGGAGAAAAAACGATATTTATTCACAATGATATTCACACACAGATGGCAACTGTGGCCGATCGCCAAGCCATACTGTGGCGCAGATTTCCAGCAGCTTACTTTGCTCTTGAGAGTATATTAATCCGCCAGTTTAGTCAGATATTGTCTTGTAACACTGATGCTGCACAGTTTTACCGCCAGCGTTATCCCCAATTACAAGACCGTGTGGCATTCGTCAAAAACTCCTTTGATAACGAGGTTTTCTATTCTGGGAGTCAGCCACAAAGAGAAGCGAATCGGCGCGAATTGGCATTGCAGATGGGACTAGACCCAGCAACACGTTTTATTCTGTTTGCTGGAAGACTGCATCCCCAAAAAGATCCCGTGTTGTTAGTACGTGCTTTCGCCGCTTTAAATCAACCCCACACGCACCTATTAATAGCAGGCGATGGAGAATTAGCAACTCCAGTACGTCAGGAAATTGAACAGTTAGGCTTATCCAGTCAGGTGACAATGCTGGGAGCATTGAAACAAAAAGAATTGGCTAGATTACATCGCTTGAGTAGTGCTTTTGTTCTCAGCAGTGCTTATGAAGGTTTACCCTTAGTTGTTTTAGAAGCCTTGGCTAGTGGAACGCCAGTGGTAACAACTAAATGCGGTGAAACTCCTAAATTACTTCATTGTGATAGTGGTATTGTTTGTGAGCAAAGGACACCGGATTCTATAGCCGATGGCTTACGACGGATACTATTAAAACCACAAGATTATCCCATTGAGGCTTGTATCCGTACAGCACAACCTTATGCTGCGCGTACTGTCGTGAGAGATGTTTATGGCGATATGTTAAATCGCTGGGAATTAAAAGAGTTCTCGGTCATTAGCTGA